DNA from Candidatus Nitrospira nitrificans:
CCCCGGGGACCGAGGCTTTGATCCGGAGACTGTGGTCGAGAAAGGTGCGCCGATAGACCTGGGCGATCCGATCGTCATCCGACGAAGCCGATGGGTAATTGAGAATCTCCTCGGCATTGTGCGTCAAGCGAACATGGAGGGACGGCCAGGCAAGCGATGCCTGCTGGACGACCCGACTGATATGCGAGAACTCCGTGATGGTCGATTTCAGGAACTTCTTCCGGGCCGGTTGATTATAAAACAGCTCTGCGACTTCGATACGTGTTCCCAGGACCGGAGGAGCCTCGGTGATTCTCTCGATCGCTCCCCCCACGACTTCCAACTCTGTCCCCGCGTCGGCGAATGGCGTCGCCGTTGTCAGCCGAACATGGGCCACTGCGGCGATGCTCGGTAGGGCCTCGCCCCGAAAGCCCATCGTTCGGATGGACCAGAGGTCCAGATCGGACCGGAGCTTGCTCGTGGCATGCCGCTGAAACGCGCATGGAGCGTCTTCCCGACTCATGCCCGCCCCGTCATCGGTCACCCGAATCAAGGAGAGGCCTCCGTCCTTCACGTCGATCGTGATGGACCGACTTCCCGCATCGATACTGTTTTCGAGGAGCTCTTTGACGACCGCCGCCGGGCGTTCGACCACTTCTCCGGCTGCAATGCGACCGATGACTTCTTCAGGAAGAACACAAATCCGACCACTGCCGTCGGTTTTCAGCACGACACGATGCTCCTCATGAGTGAAAGGGCGGTGACCAGGTAGGGACGTCGCATCATGGCGACGGTCATCGGATTTCGGCCAACTTATTCTTCGCCAACTTTGACTCGTCCGATGAGGGGAACTCCTCAAGGACTCGCTTCAGATTTTTTCTCGACCTGCCGAGATCGCCGGTCTCTGCCGTCGCTAAGCCAAGCTTATACAACGCCGCGGGAATCTTTTCGTTCCCCGGATATTCCGCCACGAGAGAGTCGAACGTATGGATGGCCCGCCCATAGTCTTTCAAGTTGTAATACGACTCTCCCAGCCAATAGTGGGCGTTCGGAGTCAGAGACGTACCGGAAAAATCCTTGATAAACCGCTGGAACCCGGCGACCGCAAGTTCGTATTTCCCATTGAGGTAATCATTATAGGCCAGATTGAAGGCAGAGGTCGGCGTGATACCGGACACTATCCCCGCCGGTTCGGCAAGCGGCGTCTGCTTGACGGGTCTGGAAGCGCGCGGCTCAGTCGGGGAATCCGCCCTGGCAGATGCCTGGCTGGCGACCTCTTCCAGCTTTGCCAATCGACTTTCAAGCTTTTGAAAGCGAGTCGCCAGATCATCAAATCGCACCTTCGCGGGATCGGTCTCCTTACTTCGCTCGACGGTTTCCAATCGGCGCATCACGGCATCCACCCGTTGATGATCCTGATCCTGCGTTCGGGAGATGGTCGAGAGCTGATTGCGCATTTCCATAAAATCGGCATGTTTGGCGCAGCCCACCAGCACGACCGTCGACGCCAACAATCCCCATGCCGCGGAATGAGACACAAGTGTACGGACATGCATGTTGCTACCGCACCTCCTTGAGCTGCGCTAGTTTATCCGAAGCCTTCCCCGCCTCAACAGTTTTCGGGTAGAGGGTGACGACCTGTTTAAAGGCGGACGACGCTCGCCTTTTATCTTTTAATGCCAGATAGGCATAGCCCTTTTTCAAGATTGCAGCGGGCACCTTTTCGCTGCCGGGATAGTCGATCTCCACTTTATCGTAGGCATCGATCGCTCGCTGAAACTCTTTCTTGCCGAAGTACGACTCCCCCAGCCAAAACCGGGCATTCGGCGCGAGGGTGGAGTTTGGATACTCATCGAGAAATCCGGCGAACCCTTGCCGAGCGCCTTCCAAATCCCCGTCCCGAAACAACCCCAATACCCGCTCATACCGACCCCGATCAGGTGGATCGGCGCTGGCTTGAACCGGTTCAAACTTCGGTGCTTCTTGAGGAGGAGAGATCGTTGTTGAACCACCCGTCGTCTCCGGGCCCGCAGACAACTTTGCCGTCTCGCCTCCTTCTACCGTGGGCTCATTGACTCCCGGTGCGGAGTGGTGCGCGGGTTTGTGAGCCGGCTGAGGAGAAGCAGGCTTATTGGATACCTGCTCAAGAGCTTTCGCCAAGCCATCGATTCGTCCATCCTGCTCATCAAGGCGAGCCGTGACTTTTTTTCCGACAGC
Protein-coding regions in this window:
- the ybgF gene encoding tol-pal system protein YbgF, with product MHVRTLVSHSAAWGLLASTVVLVGCAKHADFMEMRNQLSTISRTQDQDHQRVDAVMRRLETVERSKETDPAKVRFDDLATRFQKLESRLAKLEEVASQASARADSPTEPRASRPVKQTPLAEPAGIVSGITPTSAFNLAYNDYLNGKYELAVAGFQRFIKDFSGTSLTPNAHYWLGESYYNLKDYGRAIHTFDSLVAEYPGNEKIPAALYKLGLATAETGDLGRSRKNLKRVLEEFPSSDESKLAKNKLAEIR